One window of Marmota flaviventris isolate mMarFla1 chromosome 5, mMarFla1.hap1, whole genome shotgun sequence genomic DNA carries:
- the LOC114106429 gene encoding olfactory receptor 2Y1B-like, whose protein sequence is MGSKNTSIKDGFILVGFSDWPQLELILFAFISIFYSLTLFGSISIIALSRLDPRLHTPMYFFLCHLSFLDLCLTTSTVPQLLINLSGLDKTISYGGCVAQLLITLALGSTEAMLLVVMAFDRYAAVCRPLHYTTIMHPRFCQALTIVSWVGGLMNSLIQTGLMMAMPLCGNQLNHFFCEMPVLLKLACEDTGGTEAKMFVARVIIVVVPAALILVSYAHIAKAVLKLKSMAGCGKALGTCGSHLLVVCLFYGSAIYAYLQPTSSYSESEGKFAALFYTIIPPVLNPLIYTLRNKDVKGAFLKVLGRSRD, encoded by the coding sequence ATGGGAAGTAAGAATACCAGTATCAAAGATGGCTTCATTTTGGTAGGCTTCTCAGACTGGCCTCAACTGGAACTCatcctttttgcttttatttcaattttctactCTCTGACCCTCTTTGGCAGCATCAGCATCATTGCTCTCTCAAGACTGGACCCTCGactgcacacacccatgtacttcttcctctgccACCTCTCCTTCCTGGACCTCTGTTTAACCACCAGCACTGTGCCCCAGCTGCTGATCAATCTTTCTGGACTTGACAAGACCATCAGCTACGGTGGGTGTGTGGCCCAGCTCCTCATAACTCTTGCCTTGGGCTCCACTGAGGCCATGCTCCTGGTGGTGATGGCCTTTGACCGCTATGCTGCTGTGTGTCGTCCACTCCACTACACAACCATCATGCACCCTCGTTTCTGCCAAGCACTGACTATTGTCTCCTGGGTGGGAGGCCTCATGAACTCTCTGATTCAGACAGGCCTCATGATGGCCATGCCTCTCTGTGGAAATCAGTTGAATCACTTCTTTTGTGAGATGCCTGTATTATTGAAGTTGGCTTGTGAGGATACAGGAGGAACAGAGGCCAAGATGTTTGTGGCCCGAGTCATAATCGTTGTTGTTCCTGCAGCACTGATTCTAGTCTCCTATGCACACATTGCTAAGGCAGTGCTGAAGCTCAAGTCAATggctgggtgtggaaaggctttGGGGACATGTGGCTCCCACCTCCTGGTGGTTTGCCTTTTTTATGGCTCAGCCATCTATGCATACCTCCAACCTACAAGCAGTTATTCTGAGAGTGAGGGAAAATTTGCTGCCCTTTTTTATACTATCATTCCCCCTGTGCTCAATCCTCTGATCTATACCCTAAGGAACAAGGATGTGAAGGGGGCTTTCTTGAAGGTACTAGGGAGAAGCAGAGATTGA